One genomic segment of Erythrolamprus reginae isolate rEryReg1 chromosome 2, rEryReg1.hap1, whole genome shotgun sequence includes these proteins:
- the RMI2 gene encoding recQ-mediated genome instability protein 2: MMEKLCLQSPPVKVLAAQLKRCRQVPGGSWMLDREEYGRPALAVSLVWMQGKILTVEQDASTVRLLDESGSFVVSGVGRVPKGKPCLSPGNYVMVMGLVQGCIPEPVLQAVKMTDLSANPLHSKMWELEVEDLQRSLLLNEAGMSK; this comes from the coding sequence ATGATGGAGAAGCTTTGCTTGCAGTCGCCGCCGGTAAAGGTCCTGGCTGCGCAGCTGAAGCGGTGCCGCCAAGTCCCGGGCGGCTCGTGGATGTTGGATCGGGAAGAGTACGGACGTCCGGCGTTAGCTGTGTCTCTGGTCTGGATGCAGGGTAAAATATTGACCGTAGAGCAGGACGCTTCGACCGTGCGGTTGCTGGACGAGAGCGGCTCTTTCGTGGTCTCCGGCGTGGGGAGAGTCCCTAAGGGGAAGCCTTGCCTCAGCCCTGGAAATTATGTCATGGTGATGGGCTTGGTGCAGGGTTGCATCCCAGAACCTGTCCTTCAAGCCGTAAAGATGACGGATCTTTCGGCCAATCCCCTGCACAGCAAGATGTGGGAGTTGGAAGTGGAAGATTTGCAGCGGAGCCTCCTCCTGAATGAAGCTGGCATGTCAAAATGA